From one Gossypium hirsutum isolate 1008001.06 chromosome D08, Gossypium_hirsutum_v2.1, whole genome shotgun sequence genomic stretch:
- the LOC107900854 gene encoding uncharacterized protein isoform X1 → MASMASSPSFLYYNKYISKSKARILPRIVLSQSSQLPDDKPHHQLPRREIILRSSELAVIGAIFSFSGKKPEYLGVQKNPPSLALCPATNNCISTSENVTDLTHYAPPWNYNGGRNRKKPVNREVAMEELLQVIKSTKSDKYTPKIVEKKDDYVRVEYQSPILGFVDDVEFWFPPGKDSIVEYRSASRIGNFDFDINRKRIKALRVELEKKGWASVETF, encoded by the exons ATGGCATCAATGGCATCATCACCAAGCTTTCTCTACTACAACAAATACATAAGCAAAAGCAAAGCCCGAATACTTCCACGCATCGTCCTTTCTCAGTCCTCCCAGCTGCCCGACGATAAACCCCACCACCAACTTCCTCGAAG GGAAATCATATTGAGGAGCAGCGAATTAGCTGTTATAGGAGCCATCTTCAGTTTCAG TGGGAAGAAACCAGAATATCTAGGAGTGCAGAAAAATCCCCCATCTCTTGCTCTTTGTCCTGCTACTAACAACTGTATTTCAACCTCTGAGAATGTCACTGATCTCACCCACTACGCCCCTCCATG GAATTACAATGGTGGGCGTAATAGGAAAAAGCCAGTGAATCGTGAAGTGGCAATGGAAGAGCTTCTTCAAGTg ATAAAATCAACGAAATCAGACAAGTATACCCCCAAAATCGTGGAGAAGAAAGACGATTACGTGCGTGTTGAATATCAAAGTCCCATACTAGGG TTTGTGGATGATGTGGAGTTCTGGTTTCCACCCGGTAAGGATTCAATCGTGGAGTACCGATCCGCATCAAGGATCGGGAACTTTGATTTTGATATCAATAGAAAAAGAATTAAG GCATTGCGAGTGGAGTTGGAAAAGAAAGGATGGGCTTCCGTAGAAACGTTTTAA
- the LOC121219832 gene encoding transducin beta-like protein 2, translating into MDPILSTAVLSLVIGAVIAFVFFRSYLLKQRSEVQTIAKPDLHSDPKKHSKPPQHVSRKSHSKSHAHASDKDSNKRHHPLDLNTLKGHADSVTGLCFSPDARNLATACSDGVVRIFKLEDASSKSFKFLRINLPAGGHPIAVAFSDDASSIVVASQAMTGCSLYMYEEEKPKTANGPKQQTKLPPQIKWEHHKIHEKQAILTLTGSTATYGTADGSTIIASCSEGTDITLWHGRTGKVLGHVDTNQLKNNMATISPNGRFLAAAAFTADVKVWEIVYSKDGSVKEVSKAMQLKGHKSAVTWLCFSPNSEQIITASKDGSIRIWNINVRYHLDEDPKTLKVFPIPLQDSSGSTLHYDRLSLSPDGKILATTHGSTLQWLCMETGKVLDTAEKAHDGDITWISWSPKTIPLGNEQVVVLATASVDKKVKLWAAPSVISS; encoded by the exons ATGGATCCGATTCTTTCAACTGCGGTTCTTTCACTTGTTATTGGAGCTGTGATCGCTTTCGTTTTCTTCAGAAGCTACCTTCTCAAACAAAGATCCGAAGTGCAGACCATTGCTAAACCGGATCTTCATTCAGATCCGAAAAAGCATTCAAAGCCTCCTCAGCATGTCTCTAGAAAGTCTCACTCTAAATCTCACGCTCATGCCTCTGACAAG GATTCAAATAAGCGTCATCATCCATTGGACTTGAATACTCTTAAAGGTCATGCGGATTCGGTCACAGGACTGTGTTTCTCCCCTGATGCTCGTAACTTGGCAACAG CTTGCTCTGATGGAGTGGTGAGGATATTTAAGCTGGAGGATGCTTCAAGTAAAAGTTTCAA GTTTTTAAGAATTAATCTGCCTGCTGGAGGTCATCCAATAGCTGTTGCATTTTCTGATGATGCATCTTCCATAGTTGTGGCTTCTCAGGCTATGACTGGTTGTTCCTTGTATATGTATgaagaagaaaaaccaaaaacGGCCAATGGACCCAAGCAACAGACGAAGCTCCCTCCGCAAATTAAGTGGGAACACCACAAAATCCATGAGAAACAAGCAATCCTGACCCTAACTGGATCTACTGCAACTTATGGAACTGCAGATGGGAGTACCATTATTGCCTCTTGTTCAGAAG GTACTGATATCACACTTTGGCATGGAAGAACTGGGAAAGTTTTAGGGCATGTCGACACTAATCAGTTAAAAAATAACATGGCTACTATATCACCAAATGGCCGTTTTCTTGCTGCTGCAGCCTTTACTGCAGATGTCAAG GTGTGGGAGATTGTGTACTCAAAGGATGGTTCAGTCAAGGAGGTTTCAAAAGCTATGCAACTTAAAGGGCACAAG AGTGCAGTAACTTGGTTATGCTTTTCTCCAAACTCAGAGCAAATTATTACGGCATCCAAGGACGGTTCAATAAGAATTTGGAACATCAATG TTCGATACCATCTTGATGAGGATCCAAAAACTCTGAAGGTGTTCCCAATACCCCTTCAGGATTCAAGTGGCTCTACTTTGCACTATGATCGTCTCAGTTTATCACCTGATGGAAAGATACTGGCAACAACTCATGGTTCAACATTACAGTGGCTATGCATGGAAACAGGAAAGGTCTTGGATACCGCTGAAAAGGCACATGATG GAGATATTACATGGATTTCGTGGTCACCTAAGACTATACCTCTAG GAAATGAACAAGTGGTGGTTCTAGCTACAGCAAGTGTTGACAAGAAAGTGAAATTGTGGGCAGCACCATCAGTAATTTCTTCGTGA
- the LOC107900854 gene encoding uncharacterized protein isoform X2 yields MASMASSPSFLYYNKYISKSKARILPRIVLSQSSQLPDDKPHHQLPRREIILRSSELAVIGAIFSFSGKKPEYLGVQKNPPSLALCPATNNCISTSENVTDLTHYAPPWNYNGGRNRKKPVNREVAMEELLQVIKSTKSDKYTPKIVEKKDDYVRVEYQSPILGFVDDVEFWFPPGIASGVGKERMGFRRNVLKGQKHHFVLYSLIVVSHHCSQILL; encoded by the exons ATGGCATCAATGGCATCATCACCAAGCTTTCTCTACTACAACAAATACATAAGCAAAAGCAAAGCCCGAATACTTCCACGCATCGTCCTTTCTCAGTCCTCCCAGCTGCCCGACGATAAACCCCACCACCAACTTCCTCGAAG GGAAATCATATTGAGGAGCAGCGAATTAGCTGTTATAGGAGCCATCTTCAGTTTCAG TGGGAAGAAACCAGAATATCTAGGAGTGCAGAAAAATCCCCCATCTCTTGCTCTTTGTCCTGCTACTAACAACTGTATTTCAACCTCTGAGAATGTCACTGATCTCACCCACTACGCCCCTCCATG GAATTACAATGGTGGGCGTAATAGGAAAAAGCCAGTGAATCGTGAAGTGGCAATGGAAGAGCTTCTTCAAGTg ATAAAATCAACGAAATCAGACAAGTATACCCCCAAAATCGTGGAGAAGAAAGACGATTACGTGCGTGTTGAATATCAAAGTCCCATACTAGGG TTTGTGGATGATGTGGAGTTCTGGTTTCCACCCG GCATTGCGAGTGGAGTTGGAAAAGAAAGGATGGGCTTCCGTAGAAACGTTTTAAAAGGACAAAAACATCATTTTGTACTGTACTCCTTGATTGTTGTTTCACACCACTGTTCACAGATTTTGTTATAA